In Acetomicrobium sp. S15 = DSM 107314, the sequence GAGTACGACGCTTCGGGCTATAACGGGTCTGATTAGGCCTCGGCAGGGTTCGGTAAAGCTGAAAGGAAGGGACATAAACAGGCTCCCCACACATCAGATTGTTCAGTCCGGCGTGGCTATGGTGCCGGAGGGG encodes:
- a CDS encoding ATP-binding cassette domain-containing protein; translated protein: STTLRAITGLIRPRQGSVKLKGRDINRLPTHQIVQSGVAMVPEGRKSRITPATTSVMVLAFLGAMSLTPSPIWVRRRCLVA